In the Equus quagga isolate Etosha38 chromosome 6, UCLA_HA_Equagga_1.0, whole genome shotgun sequence genome, AGCATTAATAGAAATCGTGTAAAAATAGTGAAGAGTGGTCTTCTTCACTGAACTTGTCTCCTCTTCCATTAGTCACCCGATTGGAGTCTATTTCCTAACTTCTTTGCACTTAACCCATGAGAATAACTTCAGGCCAACTAGCGTGAGCAGAAGTGATATTGCCCTGTTTGGTCCTAGCCCTTGAAAACATCCCATGTGATCCACCttactttttctctttacaaCTGAGTGGAATAGACTCAAGTACCCCAGACGTGGAGTCACATGTTGAATATGGCAAAGTCATGAAATAGAGGGTATCCATGTTCCTGAATCACTTTTGGAGAAGAGCCAACCAGAAGATTCCTCTGATCAGGAATGCCTGCATTGTGCTCTTataagaaggaaagataaatttCTATTATGATCAAATTACagatagtttttgtttgtctgttacACCTGCCAGCATTTACCTGACAGATGTCATTAACAACATACTATCCTGTAGGAAATTTCCATAAAAAATTGGActttacattttagaaacagCAAATACCCCCAAAAAGcttaaacagattttaaaaaattgtcataaaattatttatttaaaaaagtagatCATGCACTCCTCTCcaaacttatttttgtaaatcatgatgtacaatatattttttaaataattccgTGAGTTCGgtttcagatatttctcagagggTGCAGAAACATGAGTTAAGATTATTTGGGGGGTGGGCTTAGCAAACAATGTAAATGATTAGAGAGCAGATAAGTataactttcttctttatttgccGACTTTTCTCTGAGTATTGTTACATGAGGGAGAGGCACACTTCCATTTCCCCTCTGACAACCTCCCAGGCACAGGGACTgaattccttttccttcagaTAGTGATTGATTTTTTGGAAGTAATTCCAGGCAACAGTTCCCAAATAGGGACAAGCCAGGTTTTCTTCTTCCAGCTGCTCCAGGCTGTGATCAAGCCTAGAGAGTAGTTGATCCAGGAGGGCGTTGTTCCAAGCAGCACGGCTGTCGTCTGTGTTGAAGAGGTTGATGATCTGCTGGAGCATCACATAGTGGAAACAGGTGCCCTGCGTCTTCCGGATTTGGGTGATAGTCTCGCTTTCCCAAGGAAATTTGAAGTAGGTTCCGTCGTTCAGGCATGACTTAGAGTGGATTTTTTCCAGCTGTCTCAACAGCATGAAGATCTCCCTGTTTTTTAGGCTATGGATCCAAAGCGAGTCCCTGCCAAGAGAGCAGGCAAGGATGGAGCAGAGCATCACTCCTGCCACTAGCAAATGGATCTGGGCCATAGAGAATTCCGGTGATTCACTGCACGGCCGCCAGGGGGCGCGCAGGGCACCGCTGAACAACTAGCGCAGTTTCCTTCGCGGGCTCCCCGGAAAGCGGGATTCCCTGGGCGGCCGCTAGAGGGCGCTCAGAGGCGCGGACTTGGTCGGGTTCAGTCGTTCGGGCCGCTGGAGGGGGTGTGCGTCGCAGCCTTGGGAGCCAACTTCGTGCCTCTTTAATAGTGCACGAGACACCTTCCTCTCCGCGGCCCTACTGCTGCGCGGAGAGCTTGGCCGCGGCCTCGCCGGGGACGCGTTTCTCAGGGAGAGAGCACAGAACCCGGCATTTTCTGCACTTGCCCCTGAGTTTTGCGCTTTCCTTTCGCACAGAAACTTCGGCGAGGCCATTTTTACAAAGAAGCCGTTTCTTGAGGGTCTGAGGCCGGAATCCGAGTGTGTTGAGTGGTTTTTACAGATTCGGGAGCGTTTGTGGGCGAGATGCGGCGACAAATGCGGAGAAAGGGGACGGCGGGGACCTGGGCCGCGAGCGGACGGTGTTGGGGACCCGCGGGGGTGAGTCGGGCGCGGCGCCCCTGGGTCCGAGGCGGGGAAGGTGCCCCCCACGTGCTCGGGGACTTTCCTGGTGACTTTCCAGCGTGACAgcgggaaggtggaggaggacaGTACTGAGAAACTGAAAACCTGGAATATTGAAACTGCTTTTTATTAAGCagcttttgatattaaaatattttaatattaaccaTAAATATCAAACgtgaaatttagaaatattttcaacattgAAATTGAcagcatttaattaaatttttatattttataattattaattatttttattattaatattaataatatattatattatatattattgttatatattatatattaattattattaattaaaatataatgtataattatattataatataattaaaaatattttataattataaatataaaaatatttttaaatattgttaacattaaaactgttaaaatagcattttattcaACTTCACCTAtttatttaaactatattttattttaccaaaacaatttaatataattttgctTTCCTCGCTTTAATGGAAGTaaactgaataatattttcaagattgcttctttactttttttaaattgagaattgCCATGTTTGACACTTTCTCCTGATTCCGTGAgaatcttaaataatttttatttaacttcacGTTGCTCAAACGACTTTCACAGGACTCCGCCTTCACTGTGTTGTTCAAAGGAAGTTAGTGCTGTGTACAGGCCGTGGAGGACATTGAACAGGTCAGATCTTCAATTTTCTTTGGTATGAATTTTATAGACTGAATCGAATTTCCTTTGCATGGAGCCCCCCCTTCCTTTGTAAGACTCTCCCAGCCTTGCCAGTGCAGGGTCCTTTCTtgtctgtatttaaaattttgatattttgttcatcatgggtGTTTTGGcattagttttcctttttaatcttgtgttaaaatattatttatcttgattacttaGATTTGGTGCCTTCTTAACTTCCGCGCTTGCGGCAAGTACTCCCTCACTTTAGCTGAGTGCTAACCCAGGAAACAGCTTGTGAATTAGTGTTGTGAGCTTCCCTGGCTGGAAACCTAGCAATGTCCCATTCTTGTCACTCTCTCCCCCATATTTCTTTTAACCAGTTTCCTGGactttgcaactttttttttaaccggTCCCTTAAGAAATATCGCTAGAGGTGGTCTGAAAGGAGCTGAGGCTGAGGAAGGGGACTATTTGGCTCATTTCTACTGGTCGCAGAGCAGCCATGTGGGCTCAGAGGACCCTCCTCGGGCTGGTTCTCTGCGGAGAGCCTCAGGCGCGCCGGCTGCTTCTCTCCTTCAAGCGCCAGGCGCCGACCCGAGGGTGGAGACTTGGGCTCTGCTCCTTCACAGCCCTGCAGACNNNNNNNNNNNNNNNNNNNNNNNNNNNNNNNNNNNNNNNNNNNNNNNNNNNNNNNNNNNNNNNNNNNNNNNNNNNNNNNNNNNNNNNNNNNNNNNNNNNNgggggggggggcgggggggggggggggggggggggggggggggggtatttGGAGCCTCGACACGCAGCCCCCCGAGAGTTAGGGGAGCCGCCGTCAGAGCCCCCTGCCGGCCGCGCCGGGCTCTGCAGACGCGTGTGAGTCCCGTGAACACTAAAGGCACCGCGCGTTCACCAGGTTCAGATTCGCAGCCTGTCATTTGCCAACTTTATTTTGCTTCATCTTTACAATTTCCTGTGTGACCACTACTGAAGTCGTCTCACTTTTTTAGAAGAGGACATGGAAATCTGATGTCGTTTACACTCAGGGGCCGCAGGTTTTGTCAGAACGTGGAGCCTTCTGCTGCGTCCGAGTCCCTCCTGTTCCTCGGCTCTGAGGACTCGCTCGGAGCCGCGCTGAGCGTGCTGCTGCTTCCCGAGTCCTAATCCTGCCTCCAGTGTCCGTCTGCCCTGCTCCCTGGAGGACAGTCACCAGCCCTGTCTTCCTTGCCCTGAATCCACGCCGCCAAGCACATATCTGTCACTGTGTGCAGTGAGCACATTTCTGGTGACAGCATGACGGGAACTGCATGAATTAACCCTTGGTGTTCCGATTTTATGCCACTATTCTCTGTGGATTTTGTCTGAACGCATTAACTATGGCTCCACCCGGGCGCGCACAGACGCAGAGGCCGGGCTCTAGGGTCGGGGCTGGGGCCGGGAGACCCCCGAGGACCAGGTCCCCTCCCGCGGGCGGCCGACCGACCCTGGGCTCCCAGGAGGTCCCCGCAGCCCCGGGGCCTTCCGCTGTCTGCCCGCCTTCCTCCAGCGCCCGAGTCCGTTCTCCCGCCGTCTGGTCCCCGCTGTGGACGGCGGGTCGTGTCCGGAGTCCTCTCCCGATGGGGCGTGGCCTGGGGCTTTGGGATCCACAGCGATTTTCTCCCCACAGGCCC is a window encoding:
- the LOC124241001 gene encoding interferon alpha-2-like, whose product is MAQIHLLVAGVMLCSILACSLGRDSLWIHSLKNREIFMLLRQLEKIHSKSCLNDGTYFKFPWESETITQIRKTQGTCFHYVMLQQIINLFNTDDSRAAWNNALLDQLLSRLDHSLEQLEEENLACPYLGTVAWNYFQKINHYLKEKEFSPCAWEVVRGEMEVCLSLM